The following nucleotide sequence is from Paenibacillus odorifer.
GCCGCTGCATTTGCTGCTCTAACTCGACTAATTTATCAGAGACGTCGGTTTCTGGTGTTGCCTCATTCCATTTGCCTAGCATAGATTTGATTTCTTCCAATGAATACTTGTCATGCTTTAATTGAGTAATACGTTCTAAAGCAGCCAAGGTTTCATGGCTGTATAGCCGATAATTTTTGGTGCTTCTAGATTCCGGGGAGATTAATCCCAGTTTCGTGTAATAATCAATAGTTCGTTCACTAATGTGAGCAGCCTTAGCTAATTCTCCAATTCGATACAAAATCATATCCCCATTTAATCTCGCCTCACTAATTGAATACGACTGCCGATAAGTGGCGGTCATCTTCTAAATTGATGGTTTCTTATGCTATCTGTAATGATAACAAACTGGAAACCATACAGTCAAACGTCATACTTTCATAAAGTATATGCAGCAAAGAAGGGTTAATTCATGAACGGTGATCTGTAGTTTCTATACAATACACTCAAACTCAAAGGGATATCA
It contains:
- a CDS encoding MerR family transcriptional regulator; this encodes MILYRIGELAKAAHISERTIDYYTKLGLISPESRSTKNYRLYSHETLAALERITQLKHDKYSLEEIKSMLGKWNEATPETDVSDKLVELEQQMQRLEREVKALEPLISGLKPGQASRVLSNLLPQGLACMEAIRLLLTQGPPM